One window from the genome of Crassostrea angulata isolate pt1a10 chromosome 2, ASM2561291v2, whole genome shotgun sequence encodes:
- the LOC128174893 gene encoding histone-lysine N-methyltransferase SETMAR-like, protein MQTSKAFIQNFKRGGEKLLDRIITTDETWLHHFDPETKIESSIWKHRGSPPKKPKVAKSVGKQMYIFFADRHGMILVHAVPSGLTVNAAYYSKVLRRDLVKAIKKKRPAMAVDLGNIILHQDNAPAHTAASTCLEIEHLGFNLLEYPPYSPDLAPMDIAIFPFIKSQLRGVRFEKSDELKYATRTIISKIDSKWYSDVFDSWLRRCEKCLQCKGDYVEK, encoded by the exons ATGCAGACAAGTAAGGCTTTCATACAGAATTTCAAAAGAGGAGGAGAGAAGTTGCTCGACAGAATCATTACTACGGACGAGACTTGGCTGCATCATTTTGATCCAGAAACAAAAATAGAATCCAGCATTTGGAAACACCGGGGTTCACCACCGAAAAAGCCGAAGGTTGCGAAATCCGTGGGTAAACAAATGTACATATTCTTTGCTGATCGGCACGGAATGATTTTGGTCCATGCTGTACCCTCCGGTCTGACGGTGAATGCTGCATACTACTCCAAG gTGTTACGCCGCGACTTAGTTAAGGCAATTAAGAAAAAACGCCCTGCCATGGCTGTGGACCTTGGAAATATCATCCTACACCAGGATAATGCACCTGCACATACGGCAGCTTCCACGTGTCTGGAAATCGAACACCTAGGATTCAATCTTCTTGAATACCCGCCATACAGTCCGGATCTTGCTCCGATGGATATTGCAATTTTTCCTTTCATCAAATCACAGCTAAGAGGAGTAAGATTTGAGAAGTCTGATGAACTTAAATATGCTACTCGAACCATTATATCTAAAATCGACAGTAAATGGTATTCGGATGTGTTCGATTCATGGCTAAGAAGGTGTGAGAAGTGTTTGCAGTGCAAAGGTGACTACGTTGAAAAGTAA